The Corallococcus caeni genomic interval TTGAGCACGTCGTCCATGTGCGTGGCGAAGATGAACTCCAGCTCGTTCTTCGCCTGATCCGGCACGTCGATGAGGTCCTTGCGGCAACGCTCCGGCAGGATGACGCGCTTGATGCCCGCGCGGTGCGCCGCCAGGACCTTCTCCTTGATGCCGCCCACCGGCAGCACCAGGCCGCGCAGCGTGGCCTCGCCCGTCATCGCCGTGTCGTGCCGCACCCGGATGCCCGTCAGCAGGCTGGTGAGCGCGGTCAGGATGGTGACGCCGGCCGAAGGACCATCCTTGGGGATGGAGCCCGCGGGGAAGTGCAGGTGGATGTCCGTCTTCTCGAGGAAGTTCGGGTTGATGCCGAGCGACTCCGCCTTGCTGCGCAGGTAGCTCAGCGCCGCGGTGGCCGACTCCTTCATCACGTCGCCCAGCTGGCCGGTGAGCGTCATGCCGCCCTTGCCCGCCATCTTGGTCGCTTCGATGAAGAGCAGGTCGCCGCCCGCCGCGGTCCACGCGAGGCCCGTCGCCACACCGGGAACCTCCGTGCGCTCCGCGACCTCCGAGTAGAACGTCTCGGGCCCGAGGATCTCCTTCACGCGCTCCGCGCCGATGGTCTGCTTCTCCAGCTTGCCGCCGGCCACCTCCACCGCCACCGCGCGGCAGATGTCCGCGATGCGGCGCTCCAGGTTACGCACGCCGGCCTCACGCGTGTACGACGTCGTGAGGATGAGCAGCGCCTCGTCCTGGATCTCGATGTGGTCCCCGTTGAGGCCGTGCTCCTTGAGCTGCTTGGGCACGAGGTGGATGCGGGCGATGGCCTGCTTCTCCTCGAACGTGTAGCCCGTCAGCTCGATGATCTCCATGCGGTCACGGAGCGGCCCGGGGATGGGATCCAGCTGGTTCGCCGTGGCGACGAACATGACCTTCGACAGGTCGAACGCCACGTCCAGGTAGTGGTCGCTGAACGTGCTGTTCTGCTCCGGGTCCAGCACCTCCAGCAGCGCCGCGCTCGGGTCGCCGCGGAAGTCCGCGCCCAGCTTGTCGATTTCGTCCAGCATCATGACCGGGTTCTTCGTCCCGGCCTTCTTCATGCTCTGGATGAAGCGGCCCGGCAGCGCGCCCACGTACGTGCGGCGGTGGCCACGGATTTCGGCCTCGTCACGCACGCCGCCCAGGGACAGGCGCACGAACTTGCGGCCGGTGGCCTTGGCCACGCTCTGGCCCAGCGACGTCTTGCCGACGCCCGGGGGACCGACGAGGCACAGGATGGGCCCGCGCATGTCGTTCTTCAGCTTGCGGACGGCCAGGTACTCCAGGATGCGCTTCTTCACCTTCTTGATGCCGAAGTGATCCTTGTCCAGCTGCTGGCGCGCGTTCTCGATGTCGAGGTTGTCCTCGCTGATCTTCGACCACGGCAGGTCCGCGATCCAATCCAGGTACGTGCGCGCGACGGTGTACTCGCTGGAGGCCGCCGGGATCGTCTTCAGGCGGTTGAGCTCCTTCTGGGCGACCTTCTCCACCTCAGGGGGCAGGGCGGCCTTCTTCAGGCGCTCCTGGAGCTCGTCCAGCTCTTCCTCTTCCTCGCCCATCTCGCCGAGCTCTTCCTTGATCGCCTTGAGCTGCTGGCGCAGGTAGTACTCGCGCTGGGTCTTCGACATCTCGCCCTTCACGGCGGAGTCGATCTTGTTGGAGAGCTTGAGGATCTCGCGCTTGCGGTTGAGCAGCTCCAGGACGAGCTTCATGCGCGCCTTGAGGTCGACCGTCTCCAGCACGGCCTGCTTCTCCTCGATGGGCACGTCCACGTTGGCGGCGATGAGGTCCGCCAGGTGGCCCGGGTGCGTGATGCTCTCCACCAGCTCCGTGGCGGCGGCCGGCAGCTCGGGCATCAGCTCGATGACCTCGCGCGCCAGCTTCTTCAGGTTGATGCCCAGGGCCTCCACCTCGACGTTCTCGCTGGAGGTCTTGTCCTCCACGGCGTCGACGCGGGCCTTCAGGTAGGGGGCTTCCTGCACCAGCTCCATCACGCGGAAGCGCGCGAGGCCCTGGACCACGAGCGAGTAGTTGTCCTCGCCCATCTTCAGGAGTTTCACGATGCGGGCGACGGTGCCCATCGTGTACAGGTCGGACGCGCCCGGATCCTCTTCCTCGGCGCGGCGCTGCGTCACGACGCCGATGACCTGGTCGTCACGGACGGCGTCCTTGATCAGCGCGATGGTCTTCTGGCGGCCGACGGCCAGGGGCAGCACACCGCCGGGGAAGAAGACACTGTTGCGCAGCGGCAGGATGGGCAGCACCTGCGGGATGTCTTCCTTGTTGATGAGCCCCGGAGGAGCCATCGCGGTGGGCATGGCGCTGGCCGCGGTGCCCTTCTTCTTCTCGTCAGACATGGGAGTTCGGCCTCTTCCTTGCTTGAACCCGGTCAGCAAGCGGCCGGGCCGGTGAACCATCCGGTTGTTTTCTGCGACGGATGAACCAACGTAACAACCAAACCGGACATGGCAAACGCGATGTGCGTTATTTCCGTGCCTCGTCGGCTGTTCGACGCTCCTCTCTTAACGGCCTAGAAGTCTCGCGTCCGGCGAAGGGGTGGGGCATGCTCGCCCCCTCTCACGCTTGATGCGGTGCGCGAGCGCGCGCCCCCGCACTGGAGGCCGATGTGAAGCTCCACACCTGCGCCCACCTGCTGTCGCTGTCCGCGCTCCTGGCGCTCGGATGCCACTCTCCCGTGGACGACGCGGGATCCACGGTGCCCGACGCCTGCGAGGCCACGCCGCCGGTGCTGGCGCCCCAGAAGACGGACATCCTCTTCGTCATCGACAACTCCGGCTCCATGCAGGAGGAGCAGCAGGGCATCGCGACGGAGCTGCCCGCCTTCCTGGCCGCGCTCAAGGAGGGCAGCGGGGTGACGCAGGACTTCCGCGTGGGGGTCATCACCACCTCCGTGTACCAGCGCCTGCTCCTGGCGAACGGCTCGGACACCATCCGCTCCTTCCCGGATCAGGAAGGCCGCCTGCAGCCGGTGAAGGACGAAGCGGGCGTGCCCACCGCCGAGCGCTTCATCGAGGGCACGGATCCGCTGCTCCTGGACAAGTTCCAGCGCCTGGTGAACCAGGGCACGTCCGGCAGCGGGCAGGAGACGCCCTTCGAGGCGGTGCGGCTGGCGGTCGCCTCGCCCCTGGCCACCCGGCCGATGTCGGAGGGCGGCAACGCGGGCTTCCTCCGGGACGGCGCCCGCCTGCTGGTGGTGGTGGTGTCCGACGAGGAGGACTGCAGCTCCACGCAGCGGCCGCCGCCGGTGACGCTGGGGCAGGACACCTCCGTGGACTCCTGCACCGTGCAGGGGGACAAGCTGACCCCGGTGGCGGAGTACTACCAGGCCTTCCAGGGGCTGCATGACGGCACGGGCGCGTCGCGCGAGGTGCTGTGGGCCACCATCGGGCCGGTGGCGCTGACGGACAAGCGCGCGGAGCTGACGACGGAGCTGGTGGGGAGCACGACCTACGTGCGCAACGTCGACTGCCCGACGTCCTACGGGCCCGGCTACCGGCAGAGCGCCATGGCGAAGGCGTTCGACGCGACCCGGGCGAACCTGGATTCCATCTGCAAGCCGAGCTACCAGCAGACGCTGCTGGACATCGCGGCCCTGGCCACGGTGGCGCAGAGCGTGGACGTGGTGAACCTGCCGGATCCGCGGCTCGCGGTGGTGTACGTCACGCGCGCGGACGGCTCCGTGCAGACGTGCACGGCGGCCAACGGCGACTTCCGCTACGAGCCCTCCGGCGAAGACCGCTCCGCGCGCCTCTTCTTCCTGGGCCCGTGCCTGCGGCGCGTGGGCGACACGAAGGTGGAGGTGAAGGTGCTGTGCGCCGGGTAGCCCGGAGCTGATCCGCGCGCCGCACCCGGAGGGCCCCGCGAAGCA includes:
- a CDS encoding VWA domain-containing protein; translated protein: MKLHTCAHLLSLSALLALGCHSPVDDAGSTVPDACEATPPVLAPQKTDILFVIDNSGSMQEEQQGIATELPAFLAALKEGSGVTQDFRVGVITTSVYQRLLLANGSDTIRSFPDQEGRLQPVKDEAGVPTAERFIEGTDPLLLDKFQRLVNQGTSGSGQETPFEAVRLAVASPLATRPMSEGGNAGFLRDGARLLVVVVSDEEDCSSTQRPPPVTLGQDTSVDSCTVQGDKLTPVAEYYQAFQGLHDGTGASREVLWATIGPVALTDKRAELTTELVGSTTYVRNVDCPTSYGPGYRQSAMAKAFDATRANLDSICKPSYQQTLLDIAALATVAQSVDVVNLPDPRLAVVYVTRADGSVQTCTAANGDFRYEPSGEDRSARLFFLGPCLRRVGDTKVEVKVLCAG
- the lon gene encoding endopeptidase La, which gives rise to MSDEKKKGTAASAMPTAMAPPGLINKEDIPQVLPILPLRNSVFFPGGVLPLAVGRQKTIALIKDAVRDDQVIGVVTQRRAEEEDPGASDLYTMGTVARIVKLLKMGEDNYSLVVQGLARFRVMELVQEAPYLKARVDAVEDKTSSENVEVEALGINLKKLAREVIELMPELPAAATELVESITHPGHLADLIAANVDVPIEEKQAVLETVDLKARMKLVLELLNRKREILKLSNKIDSAVKGEMSKTQREYYLRQQLKAIKEELGEMGEEEEELDELQERLKKAALPPEVEKVAQKELNRLKTIPAASSEYTVARTYLDWIADLPWSKISEDNLDIENARQQLDKDHFGIKKVKKRILEYLAVRKLKNDMRGPILCLVGPPGVGKTSLGQSVAKATGRKFVRLSLGGVRDEAEIRGHRRTYVGALPGRFIQSMKKAGTKNPVMMLDEIDKLGADFRGDPSAALLEVLDPEQNSTFSDHYLDVAFDLSKVMFVATANQLDPIPGPLRDRMEIIELTGYTFEEKQAIARIHLVPKQLKEHGLNGDHIEIQDEALLILTTSYTREAGVRNLERRIADICRAVAVEVAGGKLEKQTIGAERVKEILGPETFYSEVAERTEVPGVATGLAWTAAGGDLLFIEATKMAGKGGMTLTGQLGDVMKESATAALSYLRSKAESLGINPNFLEKTDIHLHFPAGSIPKDGPSAGVTILTALTSLLTGIRVRHDTAMTGEATLRGLVLPVGGIKEKVLAAHRAGIKRVILPERCRKDLIDVPDQAKNELEFIFATHMDDVLKAAMETSPFKEGVVPATTTDTPPAEVRA